The Biomphalaria glabrata chromosome 13, xgBioGlab47.1, whole genome shotgun sequence sequence aaaaataaataatttaggtAAAGAATATTTAgtatagataaaaaaattaaaaataccaaatTTTGAAGTAAATTAgattgttaataaaaataagaaacaagtatatgattattattttagttgaatatataagtaaagtttccctttcagactttgtgatctatggggcagatgatattaaagtcatctgtttctttggccaaaggttaacaatcagggtatcatgtggccagcacaacaaccaactacccttactttccccaactaaaatcaggtacccattagatttgggtggattcaggtgtgccctaaaaatcccaaaattcaaaatcccagtcttcaccaaggtTTGAACCTGGTACCCCAGGTTCagtagccaagtgcttaaccccTCAGCCCCTGATGAATATATAAagctatttataattttataatagacTTCTCCCCCTTTCCGTGGGCTGTTGAGTTATGAAGATGGACTTGTATTTCTACTGACTCTGTAAGGAAATCAAAAACTGTTTTTCTTTGTCCTACTTGTATTATGAAATATATTATGTGCATTTCACttgttatttataaaaaaaaacattatgtgCATTAGACTTATTAAGTGCAGTCAGTATTTCTGTAAACTTTGATCAGGTATTTGGAGAAGTGCAAGAGACTGATGGTTATGAGAGGTTTGAGTTCCATCACTCCAACTCCATTGTTCACCCGCCTCGTCCAACATACACACCAGGCTCTGTCTTCATGGCCTTTGACTACTACAATGTGGAGAACAGAGACAGGGTTAAGTGTGTCACTGCCTCAGAGGGTGAGTTCATTAACTTTGACCTGGTATAGTTTTGAACTGAGCTTTTAAAAAGGTATTAGATGATGGCTCACAGCATGCTGTTTGAAGCTGATATATCAagatttgtacatattttctgaaaagaaaaagtgatttatttacatttgaaatgttgaaaaacaaatcagaaggtttgtgtaaaatgttgtgctatttatttattgatattgtaTAGCAAGTGATTGTGGGCTTAGTGTGCTCAGTGGGCTTAGTGTGCTCAGTGGGCTTAGTGTGCTCTGATCCAGTCACTTTTGTGGACATGTTTAAGGAGACTTAATCTGGGAGAATGTTCCAGTGCTGCCTTTCTCAACTAAGCAAACTTAACTTTGTTTAAAGCAAATTCCAATTAAAAATGTCTGGTCTACATCAGGATTCTAACTCAAGCTCCCTATGTTAGGTATTCAAGAAGTTTATTCTACTTAGCCCAATATCCCATTGACTTTTACTTTATGTAAAGTCTGGCCAATagtttctgaagaaaaaaaacagcaagGACAAAAGTTATTCCACTAAGGCTAGTTTTCCCGTCTGTAATTTCTAACgaatgtttaatttaaataactttattagCAAAGATTCTATGATTATATTTTAGTCAAAATCTCAAAAAGCTTACCAGCACaccaaatttctttttttaatgggAACCTCTTgatttttgttcaaatttgaaTTATTGATATTGTTaagattgaactaaagaaaataactcacTGATTCTCAGATTGCTGGTATCTCTCCaattgcagaagcacaatccgACTGATCAGTCAATATCCccgataaaaagaaataatgtcacaatctcTAAATCAAATTTCCCGATTCACTAACACAATAGAAAACAATCCTCATCCTCAGTCAAGAAATCCAAACTCATAACTCAAGTTTCTGAACACATTTACACATTAGTCAAGGTCGTTTACATCCAACAGAATAAACAAAATTCACCTTACTTGGCATGTGGAAAAAATGGTTAGTCAGGGAGgaacagggttacaacaatatatttaaatctGCATAAAGAGTTTCccattaattacattttttaatttttgaactgaaaaaaaaacaacatctatatTATTGTAAGTAGTATTTTATAGACCATTTCCATATTTTCTGTAATTCAAAGTATCAAACAGCTATCATACATCATGAATATTATGTTTCAATTCATTTGATCTCACCATTTCAAGGTGTCCCCATCACCACACAATGGAACAAAGATGGATACCATTACCCTATTCAGGTTGCCCAGTACGGCCTGAGCCACCATGCCAAGCACATTGTTAATGGAGACCCTGACCAGATAGTTCTGGAAGATGGGGAGGAAGACAATTTGTCCGACTGGGTGATGCCAGACAAGAAATCTCAAGTGAAAACTGACAGAGACGCTGATAAAAAAACTCGGGTTGTGGAGTTTCTTACTTCAGGTAAAAATCGGCCATTCATCACattgaaataattattaatgACTCATGAATGAATTAGCGTAAACagcaaaacattaaaatattttatttataataataatggcaatgtttgattctgaagattaaggatgagaacaatgtttcacatgactatgcaaacccagttgcaacctgcatattttttaaCACTTGATGCATATGAAGCTGTTGTCCTGCAGGGATCTATGTTTTCTTTTATGTCTTTTGCACCTGTCTTCTATAACGGCTTTTTTTTCCTGGGGCATTAAATGTGTGGCCTTCAGGagaactctctgtctctttcagtGCTTTCCTCTGTTACACTGTCCTCATTTAAGCTTGCCAAAAAAGATGCGATCTTTCAATGAAAACATCTGTTGTTCTATAAGACTTAGGTTGAATAAGTCTAAAAGCGATAGTTTTAATACACAAGTAATTATCTTTTGTTTAAGAGCTTtaaatggaaaataaaataaaatcaatgttctagttaaacatttgtaaattaaaacataattttctttatgtaattaattaaatctgaAGTTTTTCCAGGCTGACACCTTAATTAGTAAACTATTAATAATAGACACAAAAGTCCTCACTggaaatattaataacaaactaGTTAGCAATGGTCCCATTCAAAACTTAAAGGTCCATAGACctagtaaataaatatgtattgaaacaaccaatgacttaaaaacCAGTTTTACTTTTTATGATAATTATCAGgtacttccctagtgctattagagcatggaatgggttgcctgagctagccaggaaaaccagtgacttggcgaatttaagtcattggttaatatgcatgactgaatgcatgacccgtaggacgtaatcatcttcttttttgaagtaacgtctatattatataagataagatatactcCACACAGATGGATGGATTTTGGAATGTCCACAAAATTCTAGCATTAGTTCTTATTTGTAGCAACACTTGAAAACTTTTCTGCAGCTAAACGACCTTTTTCCATAATAATGAAAGAAAGAGTTGTTTTTCTAGGAGAAACCAGAAAGGAATTATGTCAGCACTGCTTTTTTCCCCCCATATTCTAATTTCTAAacaataagaattttttttctaattttaagatatttaatttGATTTATTGAAGATTTTAGCCCATCCTAAAacatttcactttcttttcCCTCCAAAATTTAGATTCTCTTCACACTAAAGGAATCACTATTGTAGCTGctgataaaaacaacaaatgcatCATCATGGATGTCAAATTTGTGACGAATGGCAGTGTGACAGTTGTTGTCGAACTGACCTCAGGGGAAACCATGAACATCCATTATGTGTTCACCAACAACTACATCAGCTTTGATGGGAAATCTAATATCTATTATGGGATGGGTGAGAGACGAACACATTGGATGCGTCTGGCCAGAGATTTAAAATTTGACTTAATGAAGGGTTTACTACTTAAAGTTCGACTCGACAAGATCAAAGAGTCTTATGGACTCACCAgagtaaaagaaattaaatttcaTGGTCACGGTTGGCTGGACAATCTGACCTTGTCGTACTCTGTGCACGTAGAACAATTCTATGATGCCGCCAACTGGCTTGTTCAGCACCAAGACCAGCGAGGAGGCTGGCCTATAATGGTGCAGCGGCGTGTGGTTACTGGAATTCTGGAACTTTCTCCGGGCTGGTATTCAGCCATGGGTCAGGGTCAGGCTATGTCAGTTCTAGTCAGAGCTTATTTAGACTCTAAAGATGATAAATATCTGCAAGTTGCAATCAATGCTTTGAATTTATTTGAAGTGGACAGCTCACAAGGAGGAGTCAGGGCCAAATTTCTGGGTCAGTTTGATTGGTATGAAGAGTACCCAACCACGCCTAGTTCATTTGTTCTCAATGGCTTTATTTATTCACTTCTGGGTCTCTATGACTTAAAAGAGACAGCCAGTGGAGCTGGAAAGGAAAGAGCAGAGAGACTCTACAACTCAGGAATGAAATCTCTGAAAGCCATGATAGGGATGTACGACTCAGGTTGCGGTACATTTTATGACCTGCGCCACATCACAGTGGGGATTGAGCCTAACCGAGCTCGGTGGGACTACCACACGACACACATTAACCAGCTCCTGCAGCTGATGATCATAGACGATGATGAGATCTTCAAAACGACAGTACAAAGATGGCTTGGGTATTTAAAGGGTAAAAAATCTAGACATAACTGATTCCATGGTACACATGTTGCATAATTGGGTTGTTGACTTTTGTGTTTaatattatgtttttgttactTCTATTTATTTTCAACCTTTTTGCCATGGTCAAAAGATACAATTATTTGGCTGAATAatattctaattattttgtatgtttgaaTGGTGATTGTACAATGGTATTTGctgtatttaaaaaactaggggtaatgtttgttgtttgttatttaggatggctgcttggtcatgTGGTTTGCTTTCTGGACTGTGGTctcaatggtcccaggttcaaaccctgcccactacCATCCCACACTGTCCTGCAATAGAtttgggctagaatgtaataatgtaataatcgTCCATTCTGAGGGAACATgggaaaatataaaacaaaccaatggacagacttttttttttacttattaaatAGGGCCTATAGCTGtttagattgttttttttttttttttttaacattcctTTAATGTAATTATACATTACTAAGTATTGATCTCTTATTTACCCACTGTGACTGGCTGGCTAGGAACTACTCTTTAAATTCTTATTTCTTTTTCACTATTCCTGAATTATCAACATAACTTAGTAGAAATTTTCTACAGGTTTGATATGCATTGACCTTTGAACCCTTAGGTGGTGGGTTTAAACCTTTATGATAATTTTTTCTGTCACCTATATTTCATCAGTATTATATAGTTAACCTTTCCATGACATGTcagtgacattattattattattattgcttttatatagcgctactttcatgcttagagcatgctcagagcgcttttggtccaatctcatttgtggaccggtggggggtatctaggagttggttttccgtgctgcctttgggcgctcagtaaacacaactctgcccgagtcgggtgtcaaacctcgagcccccttctaggtagccaagccaagccaagccaagttcaagcgcacttggcctctcgaccacattttgaaatagagaAGCAAAATGTTATAATAGTCTTACTGTGTGCCATACATGATATTATTTTAACCTGTCTGGGTTTTGTTgggttttctttttctattgatGTCAATTAGAGCTTAAGCAAAATGTGTGGGGGGAAAAAATCCACTCATGAATACAGCTAAAataaatcttattttataagTAATTTTTCTCTTTGGTCTAAACATGTATTGGGCATTCAGATAATGTCTATgtacatacatttttatatatttaataaatatattaataattttgtaatgGTGGTAACTAAAATAATGGTTATTAAAAAGACTGATACCAATGTCATGTGATCAGTTACtgttgtaaaaacaaattcataACTACGCTCTATCATTTACCCTCATCACCTTATTCTAACaatcattaaacaaaatattttatagttatggtcctgttttgaaattaaataatataatctTTAATCAATAACTTCAATGCAATTAACTGCTGGGCTGATGTAAAGTGGCTGTATGCTTAGCAAGTTTATGTCTGCATGTTGAAATTGGATGATTTGGATACCTATGaacatctaaaaatatttttgtcttgACAATCTAAGGAATAGACTTACTAGAGTATAgagaatatatgtatatctttaAATTAGTTTCTTTTGTTGAAATGTAAGAGATGTTAGAATAGAATCGATGCAGAAAATATAATAGTGTAGACTCTAGGTGAATCCAAGATCTTCATCAAATATttgatgaaaagaaaaaaacatatttattctTTAGTAATATTAAATGCAGTTCAGCAAAGAATTGTGTTAATAGTAAATCATTACCTGAAGGTTAAGAAAGAGGAATAACTACTattggaaaaataaattttgtaataaTTGAGGGAATATGTCACATTTTAACTTTCTGTTCccataaaactttttaacacTTGCACTAatcaaacaattttttgttaGCCAACACTCTATTTCTAGCCTGATAACATTTTgtcaatagaaaataaatatttaaaaaaaaagctgagcTAGTCAACAAGCTGAACTTCTGTGAAAattcaaatatttacattgtttttgaaaCCAGAAG is a genomic window containing:
- the LOC106071274 gene encoding D-glucuronyl C5-epimerase B-like, with the protein product MRPSQAIKFVFMVGIVSCLITICFWSTCATRPLEVGSEDRAEYDSQGNFILTKYHKRGTNSINGAGVESMQVIHPDEYHELECNINSETTIKCRREGNEIYMPFSFIKNYFEVFGEVQETDGYERFEFHHSNSIVHPPRPTYTPGSVFMAFDYYNVENRDRVKCVTASEGVPITTQWNKDGYHYPIQVAQYGLSHHAKHIVNGDPDQIVLEDGEEDNLSDWVMPDKKSQVKTDRDADKKTRVVEFLTSDSLHTKGITIVAADKNNKCIIMDVKFVTNGSVTVVVELTSGETMNIHYVFTNNYISFDGKSNIYYGMGERRTHWMRLARDLKFDLMKGLLLKVRLDKIKESYGLTRVKEIKFHGHGWLDNLTLSYSVHVEQFYDAANWLVQHQDQRGGWPIMVQRRVVTGILELSPGWYSAMGQGQAMSVLVRAYLDSKDDKYLQVAINALNLFEVDSSQGGVRAKFLGQFDWYEEYPTTPSSFVLNGFIYSLLGLYDLKETASGAGKERAERLYNSGMKSLKAMIGMYDSGCGTFYDLRHITVGIEPNRARWDYHTTHINQLLQLMIIDDDEIFKTTVQRWLGYLKGKKSRHN